In the Streptomyces sp. SJL17-4 genome, TCTGCTGGTCTCCTCGCGGGACGAGCGGACGATCACCCGGGTCGACGGACGGACCGGGGCGAAGACCTCGCTCGGCGAGGTGCCCGGGGTGGTGCCGGGCGGCGAGGGCGGGCTCATGGGCCTCGCCGTGCGGGACGGCTGGGTGTACGCGTATCTGACCGCCGAGTCGGACAACCGCATCGTGCGCATGCGGTACGGCGGCGGGGACGGCGACCGGCTCGGTGCGCCGCAGCCGGTGCTGACCGGCATCCCGAAGGGGGTCGTGCACGACGGCGGACGGATCGCGTTCGGGCCGGACCGGATGCTGTACGCGGGGACGGGCGAGACGGGCCGGACCGGGCTTGCCCAGGACCGGGAGTCGCTGGGCGGGAAGATCCTCCGGATGACACCGGAGGGCAAGCCGGCGCCGGGCAATCCCTTCCCCGGGTCGGTGGTCTATTCGTACGGGCACCGCAATGTGCAGGGCATCGCCTGGGACGACGAGGGCCACCTGTGGGCGGCCGAGTTCGGGCAGAACACCTGGGACGAGCTGAATCTGGTCGAGCCGGGGAAGAACTACGGCTGGCCGGAGGCCGAGGGGCAGGCCGGAAAGGCCGGGTTCGTGGACCCGGTGGCCCAGTGGCCGACCTCGGAGGCCTCCCCCAGTGGGATCGCGTACGCGCGGGGCGCGATCTGGATGGCCGGGCTCAGAGGCGAGCGGCTGTGGCGGGTCCCGCTCTCCGGCGCGGAACGCTCGGGGGACCCCGAGGCGTTCCTCTCGGAGGAGTACGGACGCCTGCGCACGGTCCTCGCGGGGGGCGGCGGGCGGCTCTGGCTGGTGACCAGCGAAACCGACGGCCGGGGTACGCCCGGGCCCGGGGACGACAGGATTCTCCGGCTGGAGGTGAGCTGAAGGAGCTGGTGACCGTGTTCGACCCGTTGGCGGAGCTGTTCGCGCCCGGCCGCAGGCACACTGAGGAGGAGCTCCGCAGGCAGGCGCTGACCAGGGAGGACCCGGGTGACGCCGACCCGTCGCGGGGGCCGATAGACCTCACCTCGGGCCGCGTGACGATACGGGCCCCCCGCCCGGCGGCGGGGGACGTGACGGCCGGCCGTGGGGCCGGTG is a window encoding:
- a CDS encoding PQQ-dependent sugar dehydrogenase, producing MSRPAVVKALWGAAVLVLVAGCSSGGTEDRPGTAPPTSASTSASASASATTPGSPSGSATAPAAGRATVTGTLTEGLKSPWGLAELPDGDLLVSSRDERTITRVDGRTGAKTSLGEVPGVVPGGEGGLMGLAVRDGWVYAYLTAESDNRIVRMRYGGGDGDRLGAPQPVLTGIPKGVVHDGGRIAFGPDRMLYAGTGETGRTGLAQDRESLGGKILRMTPEGKPAPGNPFPGSVVYSYGHRNVQGIAWDDEGHLWAAEFGQNTWDELNLVEPGKNYGWPEAEGQAGKAGFVDPVAQWPTSEASPSGIAYARGAIWMAGLRGERLWRVPLSGAERSGDPEAFLSEEYGRLRTVLAGGGGRLWLVTSETDGRGTPGPGDDRILRLEVS
- a CDS encoding DUF6191 domain-containing protein, which translates into the protein MFDPLAELFAPGRRHTEEELRRQALTREDPGDADPSRGPIDLTSGRVTIRAPRPAAGDVTAGRGAGGSERGVEEVETVGQGGGLAPAGDAELGEDVGDVDAGRLG